TAATGACTATACTCATTGGCTTATGTATGCCATTGGGGGCAGCCAGCACCCCACCATTGTTAGCCAAGGGAACCGTTTCATTGCCCCTCCGAATCCGAGCGCGAAACAGATAACGAAGAGAGAGTATGCCGATGAGTCCGAATGGAAGAATTGGTCATGGCGGTCGGAGGGAGATTTGATGATCAACGGGGCGTACTTTGTTCCGGCCGGGGATCAAACCAAGGGGAAGAAGGGCGAATTCTcaagatatgatatgattaaattCAAGCCAGGAGCCTACGTGAAAAGGCTTACACGCTTCGCTGGAACACTTGAGTGTCAAGTAGGCAAGCCATGCTAAGCTGATTTACACCATTTTTGGTCACTCCTTGATCTCTTggtggcttttttttttttttttttttttttttNTTGGGAGGGGATTGGTGCAAAGAATGCCAAGGTGTAGATTTGGGTTCTTCCATGTGGTTAATAATGACTATACTCATTGGCTTATGTATGCCATTGGGGGCAGCCAGCACCCCACCATTGTTAGCCAAGGGAACCGTTTCATTGCCCCTCCGAATCCGAGCGCGAAACAGATAACGAAGAGAGAGTATGCCGATGAGTCCGAATGGAAGAATTGGTCATGGCGGTCGGAGGGAGATTTGATGATCAACGGGGCGTACTTTGTTCCGGCCGGGGATCAAACCAAGGGGAAGAAGGGCGAATTCTcaagatatgatatgattaaattCAAGCCAGGAGCCTACGTGAAAAGGCTTACA
The sequence above is a segment of the Cucurbita pepo subsp. pepo cultivar mu-cu-16 unplaced genomic scaffold, ASM280686v2 Cp4.1_scaffold001940, whole genome shotgun sequence genome. Coding sequences within it:
- the LOC111786548 gene encoding pectate lyase-like, yielding MPRCRFGFFHVVNNDYTHWLMYAIGGSQHPTIVSQGNRFIAPPNPSAKQITKREYADESEWKNWSWRSEGDLMINGAYFVPAGDQTKGKKGEFSRYDMIKFKPGAYVKRLTRFAGTLECQ